The proteins below are encoded in one region of Streptomyces sp. NBC_01689:
- a CDS encoding conjugal transfer protein TraB: MSDLEVRPVHLPDSTGGRPSFLALAARVTSFSTAAFTLVEGLRLLRREMERDADEADRLAEMCDQAEVEPRFTSLIRDADVALRAVATTSGEAATVVDDMATAADDLNAAHDREYRGVYETVQSSGVQQARPGFYRTR, translated from the coding sequence ATGAGCGACCTGGAAGTGCGCCCCGTTCACCTGCCCGACAGCACCGGAGGGCGGCCCTCCTTTCTGGCCCTGGCCGCACGAGTGACGTCGTTCTCCACCGCCGCGTTCACGCTCGTCGAAGGGCTGCGGCTGCTGCGGCGGGAGATGGAACGCGACGCCGACGAGGCCGACCGCCTGGCCGAGATGTGCGACCAGGCCGAGGTAGAGCCGCGGTTCACCTCGCTCATCCGGGATGCCGACGTGGCGCTGCGCGCGGTCGCCACGACGTCCGGTGAGGCGGCGACCGTCGTCGACGACATGGCCACGGCCGCCGACGACCTGAACGCCGCGCACGACCGGGAGTACCGGGGCGTGTACGAGACCGTCCAGTCCTCGGGCGTCCAGCAGGCCCGCCCCGGGTTCTACCGCACCCGCTGA